The following DNA comes from Oharaeibacter diazotrophicus.
CCTTCCGAGGGACGCCCGTCCTCCCGCCGCCCGGACAACGCCATCGGACACCGGATGCCGCTCGCCAGGATCCCAATCGCCCTCGCCTTCCTCCTCGCGCTCGTCGGCTGGGCCGCGGCCCAGACCGCCCTGCCCTCGCCGCTCGCGCCGGCCAAGCCCGCCGAAACGGCCGCGACGCCGTCGACGCCCGCCGCCCCGGCGCTCTCCGCCGAGGACGCCGCCCGCGCGCTCGCGACGGTGATCGCCGACGAGACCGCGCGCAAGCGCCTGCTCGAGGACCTGCAGCGGCTCTCCGCCGGCGGTGGGGCGCCCTCCGCCACGTCCGCCGCGCCGACGGGCACCGCCGGCACGGTCGGGCTCGAGCGGCCGGCCGCCGCCCCGACCGAGACCGCCCCGGCCGACACCTCGCTCGCCCGCGAACTCGGCGAGTACACCCAGGAGATCGGCCGCGACGCCGTCGCGGTGCTGCTCAAGATCTGGCGCGGCCTCTCCAACCTCGGCCACCTCTTCGACGGTTCGGCCGAGGTCGACTGGGTCCGCCTCCACGACCAACTGATCTCGGTCGGCCAATTGGTGCTGGTCGCCTTCGGCGTGTTCTACGCCGGGCGCTGGGTCGCGCGCTGGCCGCTCGGGCTGATGCAGCGCGCCGCCGAGGGGGCACCGCCGTGGCGGCGGGCGCTGTTCGTGCTGCTCGCGACGCTGCTCGACGTCCTCGCCCTCGTCTTGTCGTCGCTGTCGGCCCTCTCCTTCCTGCTGATCGTCTCGCCGCAGAACCGCATCGACGTCGTCGAGAGCCTGTTCCTCAACGCCTTCGTGCTGATCGAGGCGGTCAAGATCGGCCTGCGCGCGCTGTTCCAGGCGCGCCGCCCGAGCCTTCGCCTCGTGCCGCTGACCGACGCCACCGCCGCCTTCTGGAGCTTCGCGCTCGCCCGGCTCACCGGCTTCCTCGGCTACGGCGTTATGCTGGTGTTCCCGCTGGTCAACGCCTCGATCGGCTTCGCGGTCGGCCTCGGCGTGCGCCTCGCCATCGTGATCGCGGCGGCGGCGACCACGGTCGTGCTGGTGCACGTGCGCCGCGATCCGTTGCGCACCGAACTGGTCGAGGCGACGCACCGGCTGCGCTCCGGCGCCGCCGCGCTGGTGCTGGCGACGCTCGCCCACACCTGGCACCTCCTGGTCAGCGCCTACGTGGTGGTCGCCTTCCTGATCTGGGTGACGCGGCCGTTCGACGCGATCCGCTACATGGCGGTTTCGACCATCCTGTCGCTGGTGGTGCTCGGCCTCGGCGGCCTCGCGATCTCGCTGCTCAACCGCGGCATCGACGACGGCGTCCGCCTGCCGTCCGAGCTGAAGCGGGCCCTGCCGCTACTCGAGAACCGGCTCAACCTGTTGGTCCCCGCCTTCCTGCGCACCATCCGCCTCGTCGTCCTCGCCGCGCTGGTGGCCGGCGTCCTGCAGGCCTGGGACGTCGTCGACCTCCTCGGCTGGATCGAGAGCGAGAGCGGCTCCGACATGGTCGGCCGCATCGTCTCGGCGCTGGTGGTGATCGGCGTCGCCATGGCGGCCTGGATCGTCGCGACCTCGTGGATCGAGTTCCGCCTCAGCCCGGCCTCGGGCCGCGTCTCCACGGCGCGGGCGCGGACGCTGCTGTCGCTGTTCCGCAACGCCTTCACCATCTTCCTGGTGCTGATCGCGGCGATGCTGGCGCTGTCGCAGCTCGGCGTCGACATCGCCCCGCTGATCGCCGGTGCCGGTGTCGTCGGTCTCGCCGTCGGCTTCGGTTCGCAGAAGCTGGTGCAGGACATCATCACCGGCGCCTTCATCCAGTTCGAGAACGCGATGAACGAGGGCGACGTCGTCACCGTCGCCGGCATCTCGGGCGTGGTCGACCGGCTGACCATCCGCTCCGTCGGCATCCGTGACGTCGACGGCGTCTACCACGTCATCCCGTTCTCCTCGGTCGACAGCGTCTCCAACGCCATGCGCGGCTTCGCCTTCCACGTCGCCGACGTCACCGTCGGCTACCGGGAGGACATCGACACCGTGAAGCGGCTGATGAACGTCGCCTTCGAGCGGCTGATGGCCGGGCCCAACGGTGCGGCGATCCTGGAGCCGCTCGAAATGAACGGCATCACCCAGTTCATCGAGAACGCGGTGGTGGTCCGCGGCCGGATCAAGACGCTGCCGGGCCAGCAATGGGCGGTCGGGCGCGCCTACAACGAGGCCCTGAAGCACGTCTTCGACGAGAACGGCATCGAACTGCCGTTTGCACGGACGGCCGTGCTGCTCGACGCCCATTCGGGGCGACCCGAGGCCCGCAGCGCAGCGCCGGCCGAGACGTCCGCCGACGAGCCCGGGGCGGCCGCCCCGCCGTCGCGCCGCCGCCGGCGGCCCGCCGAGACCATCGACGTGCCCGACAGCCCCAACCGGCGCCGCGAACACGGGCGCCACGACGACGACGGCGACGACGACGACGGCGAGGAGCGCTGACCGCCATTGGTCGGTGCGGCGCCGGAAATCCGCGGATCGCCGC
Coding sequences within:
- a CDS encoding mechanosensitive ion channel domain-containing protein, with the translated sequence MPLARIPIALAFLLALVGWAAAQTALPSPLAPAKPAETAATPSTPAAPALSAEDAARALATVIADETARKRLLEDLQRLSAGGGAPSATSAAPTGTAGTVGLERPAAAPTETAPADTSLARELGEYTQEIGRDAVAVLLKIWRGLSNLGHLFDGSAEVDWVRLHDQLISVGQLVLVAFGVFYAGRWVARWPLGLMQRAAEGAPPWRRALFVLLATLLDVLALVLSSLSALSFLLIVSPQNRIDVVESLFLNAFVLIEAVKIGLRALFQARRPSLRLVPLTDATAAFWSFALARLTGFLGYGVMLVFPLVNASIGFAVGLGVRLAIVIAAAATTVVLVHVRRDPLRTELVEATHRLRSGAAALVLATLAHTWHLLVSAYVVVAFLIWVTRPFDAIRYMAVSTILSLVVLGLGGLAISLLNRGIDDGVRLPSELKRALPLLENRLNLLVPAFLRTIRLVVLAALVAGVLQAWDVVDLLGWIESESGSDMVGRIVSALVVIGVAMAAWIVATSWIEFRLSPASGRVSTARARTLLSLFRNAFTIFLVLIAAMLALSQLGVDIAPLIAGAGVVGLAVGFGSQKLVQDIITGAFIQFENAMNEGDVVTVAGISGVVDRLTIRSVGIRDVDGVYHVIPFSSVDSVSNAMRGFAFHVADVTVGYREDIDTVKRLMNVAFERLMAGPNGAAILEPLEMNGITQFIENAVVVRGRIKTLPGQQWAVGRAYNEALKHVFDENGIELPFARTAVLLDAHSGRPEARSAAPAETSADEPGAAAPPSRRRRRPAETIDVPDSPNRRREHGRHDDDGDDDDGEER